From a single Meles meles chromosome 21, mMelMel3.1 paternal haplotype, whole genome shotgun sequence genomic region:
- the SRRM2 gene encoding serine/arginine repetitive matrix protein 2 isoform X8 — protein sequence MYNGIGLPTPRGSGTNGYVQRNLSLVRGRRGERPDYKGEEELRRLEAALVKRPNPDILDHERKRRVELRCLELEEMMEEQGYEEQQIQEKVATFRLMLLEKDVNPGGKEETPGQRPAVTETHQLAELNEKKNERLRAAFGISDSYVDGSSFDPQRRAREAKQPVPEPPKPYSLVRESSSSRSPTPKQKKKKKKKDRGRRSESSSPRRERKKSSKKKKHRSESESKKRKHRSPTPKSKRKSKDKKRKRSRSTTPAPKSRRAHRSTSADSASSSDTSRSRSRSAAAKTHTTALTGRSPSPISGRRGEGDAPSKEPGTTNTGQPSSPEPSTKQPSSPHEDKDKEKSAVRLSPSPERSSTGPEPPAPTLLLAEQHGGSPQPLETTTLSQEPVNPPSEASPPRGRSPPKSPEKPAQSSSESCPPSPQPTKVSRHASSSPESPKPAPAPGSRREISSSPASKSRSHGRAKRDKSHSHSPSRRVGRSRSPTTTKRGRSRSRTPTKRGHSRSRSPQWRRSRSAQRWGRSRSPQRRGRSRSPQRLGWSRSRNTQRRGRSRSARRGRSHSRSPATRGRSRSRTPARRARSRSRTPARRRSRSRTPARRRSRSRTPARRGRSRSRTPARRRSRTRSPVRRRSRSRSPARRSGRSRSRTPARRGRSRSRTPARRGRSRSRTPARRGRSRSRTPVRRGRSRSRTPARRRSRSRSVVRRGRSHSRTPQRRGRSGSSSERKNKSRTSQRRSRSNSSPEMKKSRISSRRSRSLSSPRSKAKSRLSLRRSLSGSSPCPKQKSRTPPRRSRSGSSQPKAKSRTPPRRSRSGSSPPSNQKSKTPSRQSCSSSSPQPKVKSGTPPRQGSVASPQANEQSVTPQIQSHSESSPDPEVKSATPSRHSCSGSSPPRVKSSTSPRRSRSGSSSPQPKVKAVMSPVQSHSGSSSPSPSRVTSKTPPRQSRSESPCSKVEARLLQRHSRSRSSSPDTKVKPGTPPRQSHSGSTSPYPKAKPQTPSGHSICGSKSPCSQEKLKDLTAQSSGSLSLCPEVKADTPPGELCFAAASLQQKGQSQTSPDPRSDTSSPEMKQNHPESPSVQSKSQTPLKGGRSRSSSPITEPAPRSPAKQERSELSSPRLKSGMSPEQSKSQTDSSPYPSVDSKSLMGQSRLESSESKEKTVLLLQEEMTVSSPRPRDKSSPLPVQDKPDSSPVLREMPKTPSRERGGGVGSSPDTKDQSALAKPSQDEELMEVVEKSEESSKQVLSHLSPELKEVAGSNFESSPEIEERATMSLTLDQSQSQTSLEVEGPAVPSTWSGPHFSPEHKELSNSPPRENSFGSPLEFRNSGAVAEMNTGFSPDVKEDLNGSFPNQLETDPFVDLKEQSTRSSRRSSSELSPDAVEKAGMSSNQSVSSPVLDAVPRTPSRERSSSASPELKDGLPRTPSRRSRSGSSPGLRDGSGTPSRHSLSGSSPGMKDIPRTPSRGRSECDSSPEPKALPQTPRPRSRSPSSPELNNKCLTPQRERSGSESSVEQKTVARTPLGQRSRSGSSQELDGKPSASPQERSESDSSPDSKAKIRVPLRERSRSGSSPEVESKSRPSPRRSRSGSSPEVKDKPRAAPRAQSGSDSSPEPKAPALRALPRRSRSGSSSKGRGPSPEGSSSSESSPEHPPKSRTARRSSRSSPEPKTKSRTPPRRRSSRSSPELTRKARLSRRSRSASSSPETRSRTPPRRRRSPSVSSPEPAEKSRSSRRRRSASSPRAKTTSRRGRSPSPKPRGLQRSRSRSRREKTRTTRRRDRSGSSQSTSRRRQRSRSRSRVTRRRRGGSGYHSRSPARQESSRTSSRRRRGRSRTPPTSRKRSRSRTSPAPWKRSRSRASPATHRRSRSRTPLVSRRRSRSRTSPVSRRRSRSRTSVTRRRSRSRASPVSRRRSRSRTPPVTRRRSRSRTPTRRRSRSRTPPVTRRRSRSRTPPVTRRRSRSRTSITRRRSRSRTSPVTRRRSRSRTSPVNRRRSRSRTSPVTRRRSRSRTPPAIRRRSRSRTPLLSRKRSRSRSPLAIRRRSRSRTPRTTRGKRSLTRSPPAIRRRSASGSSSDRSRSASPPATRNHSGSRTPPVALNSSRMSCFSRPSMSPTPLDRCRSPGMLEPLGSSRTPMSVLQQAGGSMMDGPGPRIPDHPRTSVPENHAQSRIALALTAISLGTARPPPSMSAAGLAARMSQVPAPVPLMSLRTAPAASLASRIPAASAAAMNLASARTPAIPAAVNLADSRTPAAAAAMNLASPRTAVAPSAVNLADPRTPTAPAVNLAGARTPAALAALSLTSSGTPPAAASYPSSSRTPQAAAPANLVGPRSAHATAPVNIASSRTPPALAPASLTSARMAPALSGANLTSPRVPLSAYERVSGRTSPPLLDRARSRTPPGGPGSRTPPSALSQSRMTSERAPSPASRMVQAPSQCVLPPAQDRPRSPVPSAFSDQSRALLAQTTPVAGSQSLSSGTVAKTTSSAGDHNGMLSGPVPGMSHPEGGEPPASTGAQQPSALGALQPAKERRSSSSSSSSSSSSSSSSSSSSSSSSSSGSSSSDSEGSSLPAQPEVALKRGQN from the exons ATGTACAACGGGATCGGGCTGCCGACGCCCCGGGGCAGCGGCACCAACGGCTACGTCCAGCGCAACCTGTCCCTGGTGCGGGGCCGCCGGGGTGAGCGGCCTGACTACAAGGGAGAGGAGGAACTGCGGCGCCTGGAGGCTGCCCTGGTGAAGCGGCCTAATCCTGACATCCTGGACCACGAGCGCAAGCGGCGCGTGGAGCTGCGATGCCTCGAGCTGGAGGAGATGATGgaagagcaggg GTACGAGGAACAGCAAATTCAGGAAAAAGTGGCTACTTTTCGACTCATGTTGCTGGAGAAGGATGTGAACCCTGGGGGCAAGGAAGAGACCCCAGGACAGAGGCCAGC GGTAACTGAGACTCACCAGTTGGCagaactgaatgagaagaaaaatgagcGACTCCGTGCTGCCTTTGGCATCAGTGATTCCTATGTGGACGGCAGCTCTTTTGATCCTCAGCGTCGTGCTCGAGAAGCTAAACAACCAGTTCCAGAGCCCCCTAAACCTTACAG CCTTGTCCGGGAGTCCAGCAGTTCCCGCTCACCAACtccaaagcaaaagaagaaaaaaaagaagaaagatagaggACG CAGGTCAGAGAGCAGCTCTCCTCgacgggagaggaagaagagctcgaagaagaagaagcacaG GTCAGAGTCTGAATCCAAAAAACGGAAGCATAG GTCTCCCACTCCAAAGAGCAAACGTAAATCTAAGGACAAGAAGAGGAAGCG GTCTCGAAGTACGACACCAGCCCCCAAGAGCCGCCGGGCCCACCGTTCAACATCTGCTgactctgcttcctcttctgatACTTCCCGTAGTCG GTCTCGAAGTGCAGCAGCAAAAACCCATACAACTGCCTTGACTGGGCGAAGTCCTTCCCCGATTTCAGGGCGGCGAGGGGAGGGAGATGCACCTTCCAAGGAACCAGGTACCACCAACACAGGGCAGCCTAGCAGCCCCGAGCCCTCTACAAAGCAGCCTAGCAGTCCGCATGAAGACAAAGACAAGGAG AAATCTGCAGTTCGACTTAGCCCCTCTCCGGAAAGGAGCAGCACAGGCCCAGAACCACCTGCTCCCACTCTGCTCCTTGCTGAGCAACATGGCGGCTCCCCACAACCCCTTGAAACAACCACCTTAAGTCAGGAGCCAGTGAACCCCCCATCTGAGGCTTCCCCACCCAGGGGCCGTTCACCACCTAAGTCTCCTGAGAAACCAGCCCAGTCTTCTTCAGAGAGCTGTCCACCATCCCCTCAACCTACCAAAGTTTCTCGACATGCCAGCTCTTCCCCTGAAAGTCCTAAACCTGCACCAGCTCCTGGGTCCCGCCGAGAGATTTCTTCTTCTCCCGCATCCAAGAGTCGCTCACATGGCCGGGCAAAGCGGGATAAGTCACATTCTCATAGCCCTTCTCGAAGGGTGGGGAGGTCCCGTAGTCCTACCACTACTAAGAGGGGACGCTCTCGGTCTCGAACCCCTACCAAGAGAGGTCATTCTCGGTCCCGGTCCCCTCAGTGGCGTAGGTCCCGGTCTGCACAGAGGTGGGGACGATCCAGAAGCCCCCAGCGACGTGGGCGCTCTAGGTCTCCTCAGCGACTAGGCTGGTCTAGGAGCAGAAATACCCAGAGAAGAGGCAGGTCTAGATCAGCGAGGCGAGGCAGGTCACACTCTAGATCCCCAGCCACTAGGGGCAGATCTCGTTCTAGAACACCAGCCCGTCGGGCCAGGTCTCGCTCTAGAACACCCGCCAGGCGGAGATCGCGATCCAGAACACCCGCCCGGCGTAGGTCTCGCTCTAGAACACCAGCCCGGCGGGGCAGATCTCGCTCTAGAACACCTGCTAGGCGCAGATCTAGGACCCGATCACCAGTACGACGGAGGTCTCGTAGCAGATCACCAGCCAGGAGAAGTGGCAGGTCACGTTCTAGAACCCCAGCAAGACGTGGTCGGTCACGCTCTAGAACCCCAGCCAGAAGAGGGAGATCTCGGTCTAGAACACCCGCAAGACGAGGTCGGTCTCGGTCTAGGACACCTGTAAGACGAGGACGGTCTCGGTCTAGGACACCTGCAAGACGAAGATCTCGTAGTAGAAGTGTAGTTAGACGGGGAAGATCTCACTCTAGAACACCACAAAGAAGAGGCAGATCTGGTTCATCTTCAGAGCGGAAGAACAAATCCAGAACATCACAGAGAAGGAGCCGGTCTAACTCAAGCCCAGAAATGAAAAAATCTCGCATTTCTTCAAGGCGGAGTAGGTCTCTCTCTTCACCACGGTCCAAAGCAAAATCTCGCTTGTCTTTGAGGCGAAGCCTTTCAGGGTCCTCTCCGTGTCCTAAACAGAAGTCTCGGACACCACCGAGGCGCAGTCGCTCTGGGTCATCCCAACCAAAAGCTAAATCTAGAACACCACCAAGGCGAAGTCGTTCTGGTTCTTCTCCTCCTTCTAATCAGAAATCTAAAACGCCGTCAAGACAAAGTTGTTCCAGTTCATCTCCTCAACCTAAAGTGAAGTCTGGAACGCCACCAAGGCAAGGGTCTGTAGCAAGTCCCCAGGCAAATGAACAATCTGTAACACCACAAATACAGAGCCATTCAGAatcatctcctgaccctgaggtGAAATCTGCAACCCCTTCGAGACATAGCTGCTCTGGGTCCTCTCCTCCTAGAGTGAAATCTAGCACATCTCCAAGACGGAGCCGATCTGGGTCATCATCTCCACAACCCAAAGTGAAGGCAGTCATGTCACCCGTCCAAAGCCATTCTGGCTCCTCTTCTCCAAGTCCTAGCAGGGTGACATCCAAAACACCTCCAAGGCAAAGCAGATCAGAGTCTCCTTGCTCCAAGGTGGAAGCTAGATTGTTGCAAAGACACAGCCGGTCTAGGTCCTCCTCACCAGATACCAAAGTGAAACCTGGAACACCACCAAGACAAAGTCACTCAGGGTCTACTTCGCCATACCCGAAGGCCAAGCCCCAAACTCCATCAGGGCATAGTATTTGTGGATCAAAGTCACCATGTTCCCAAGAGAAATTGAAAGACTTAACAGCACAAAGTTCtggatccctctctctgtgtccagaAGTAAAGGCTGACACACCACCAGGAGAGCTGTGTTTTGCTGCCGCCTCTTTGCAACAGAAAGGACAATCTCAAACTTCACCAGACCCTAGATCTGATACTTCAAGTCCTGAAATGAAACAGAATCACCCTGAGTCTCCATCTGTGCAGAGCAAATCTCAGACACCTCTTAAAGGTGGCCGGTCCAGGTCCTCGTCTCCAATCACTGAGCCGGCCCCCAGATCTCcagcaaaacaagaaagaagtGAATTGTCAAGTCCCAGGCTAAAGTCTGGAATGTCTCCTGAGCAGAGCAAGTCTCAGACTGACTCTTCCCCATATCCTTCAGTGGACTCTAAATCTCTTATGGGGCAGAGTAGATTGGAGTCTTCTGAATCGAAAGAGAAAACAGTCTTACTCCTTCAAGAGGAGATGACTGTGTCCTCTCCTAGACCAAGAGACAAATCGAGTCCTCTTCCAGTGCAGGACAAGCCTGATTCCTCACCAGTACTCAGAGAGATGCCTAAAACCCCATCAAGGGAAAGAGGCGGTGGTGTTGGATCGTCTCCAGATACAAAAGACCAAAGCGCGTTAGCCAAGCCAAGCCAAGATGAAGAATTAATGGAGGTGGTAGAGAAATCGGAAGAATCGTCAAAGCAGGTCCTCTCCCATTTGTCTCCAGAACTTAAAGAAGTGGCTGGGAGTAACTTTGAATCATCTCCTGAAATAGAAGAAAGAGCCACTATGTCTCTGACTCTTGACCAAAGCCAGTCGCAGACTTCCTTGGAAGTAGAAGGCCCTGCAGTGCCCTCAACTTGGAGTGGGCCCCATTTTTCTCCAGAACATAAAGAACTGTCTAACTCTCCCCCAAGGGAGAACAGTTTTGGATCACCTTTAGAATTTAGAAATTCAGGGGCTGTTGCAGAAATGAATACTGGGTTTTCTCCTGATGTCAAAGAAGATTTGAATGGATCTTTTCCTAATCAGCTGGAGACAGATCCATTTGTAGACCTTAAAGAACAATCTACAAGGTCTTCTAGACGCAGCAGTTCTGAGTTATCCCCAGATGCAGTGGAAAAAGCGGGAATGTCTTCGAATCAGAGTGTTTCCTCACCAGTACTTGATGCAGTACCCAGAACACCATCACGGGAAAGAAGTAGCTCTGCCTCTCCTGAGCTGAAAGATGGCTTACCCAGAACCCCTTCACGGAGAAGCAGGTCTGGGTCTTCTCCAGGACTTAGAGATGGGTCTGGGACTCCCTCAAGACACAGCTTGTCTGGGTCCTCTCCTGGAATGAAAGATATACCTAGAACACCATCCAGGGGGAGAAGCGAATGCGATTCTTCTCCAGAACCAAAAGCTTTGCCTCAGACGCCTAGACCAAGAAGTCGTTCACCATCGTCCCCAGAGCTCAACAACAAGTGTCTCAccccccagagagagagaagtggatcAGAATCCTCAGTTGAACAGAAGACTGTAGCTAGGACTCCGCTTGGTCAGAGAAGTCGATCTGGATCTTCTCAAGAACTTGATGGGAAACCAAGTGCATCCCCTCAAGAAAGAAGTGAGTCAGACTCCTCTCCAGATTCTAAAGCTAAGATACGAGTGCCGCTCAGAGAGAGGAGTCGCTCTGGATCATCTCCAGAGGTCGAGAGCAAATCTCGGCCTTCTCCTCGGCGCAGTAGATCTGGCTCATCTCCTGAAGTTAAAGATAAGCCAAGAGCAGCACCCAGGGCACAGAGTGGTTCCGATTCCTCTCCTGAACCCAAGGCTCCTGCCCTTCGTGCTCTTCCCAGACGAAGCAGATCAGGTTCATcaagcaaaggcagaggcccttCTCCTGAAGGAAGCAGCAGTTCAGAGTCCTCTCCAGAACACCCACCCAAATCCAGAACTGCTAGGAGAAGCTCTAGGTCCTCACCAGAGCCCAAGACGAAGTCCCGTACTCCACCTCGCCGTCGCAGCTCTCGATCATCTCCTGAGCTGACCAGGAAGGCCAGACTTTCTCGTAGAAGCCGCTCTGCGTCATCCTCACCAGAGACCCGTTCTAGGACTCCCCCAAGACGCCGGAGAAGTCCTTCAGTGTCTTCCCCAGAGCCAGCTGAAAAGTCGAGATCCTCACGCCGCCGGCGCTCAGCTTCATCCCCACGTGCTAAGACAACCTCAAGGAGAGGCCGTTCTCCTTCGCCAAAGCCTCGTGGGCTCCAGAGGTCCCGTTCCCGCTCGAGGAGGGAGAAAACCAGAACGACTCGACGTCGAGATAGGTCTGGATCTTCTCAGTCAACCTCTCGGAGAAGACAGCGGAGCCGGTCAAGGTCTCGGGTCACTCGTCGGCGGAGGGGAGGATCTGGTTATCACTCAAGGTCTCCTGCCCGGCAGGAGAGTTCGCGAACTTCTTCCCGACGCCGAAGAGGCCGTTCTCGGACACCCCCAACCAGTCGGAAGCGGTCCCGCTCACGCACTTCACCAGCCCCGTGGAAACGTTCAAGGTCTCGGGCCTCTCCTGCCACTCACCGGCGATCCCGCTCCAGAACCCCTCTGGTCAGCCGCCGTCGGTCCAGGTCTCGAACCTCACCAGTCAGTCGGAGACGATCAAGGTCCAGGACATCAGTGACTCGACGAAGATCTCGATCCAGAGCATCCCCAGTGAGTCGAAGGCGATCTAGGTCTAGAACGCCACCAGTAACCCGCCGTCGTTCGAGGTCCAGAACACCGACACGCCGGCGCTCCCGTTCTAGAACTCCACCAGTGACCCGAAGAAGGTCTAGATCTAGGACTCCACCAGTAACCAGGAGGCGATCACGAAGCAGAACATCTATCACTCGCAGAAGATCGAGATCCAGAACATCCCCAGTTACTCGTAGGAGATCTAGATCTCGCACGTCTCCAGTAAATCGCAGGAGGTCCCGCTCTCGAACCTCTCCAGTGACACGCCGCCGATCTCGATCCCGAACTCCTCCAGCCATTCGGCGCCGCTCTAGGTCTCGGACCCCACTGTTGTCACGCAAACGTTCTCGAAGTCGCTCTCCACTTGCCATCCGCCGCCGTTCTAGGTCCCGTACTCCGCGAACAACTCGGGGCAAACGGTCCTTAACAAGATCTCCTCCTGCCATCCGAAGACGTTCTGCATCTGGAAGTAGTTCTGACCGTTCACGTTCTGCTAGTCCTCCAGCAACAAGGAATCATTCTGGTTCTCGGACACCTCCAGTAGCACTCAATAGCTCCAGAATGAGCTGCTTTAGTCGTCCTAGCATGTCACCAACACCTCTGGACCGCTGTCGGTCACCTGGAATGCTCGAACCCCTTGGCAGCTCTAGAACACCCATGTCTGTCCTGCAGCAAGCTGGTGGCTCTATGATGGATGGTCCAGGTCCCCGAATTCCTGATCACCCAAGAACATCTGTGCCAGAAAACCATGCACAGTCAAGAATTGCACTTGCCCTGACAGCCATCAGTCTGGGCACTGCCCGGCCGCCTCCATCCATGTCTGCCGCTGGCCTTGCTGCAAGAATGTCCCAGGTTCCAGCTCCAGTGCCTCTTATGAGTCTCAGAACGGCCCCAGCTGCTAGCCTTGCCAGTCGGATTCCTGCAGCCTCTGCAGCGGCCATGAACCTGGCCAGCGCCCGGACACCTGCCATACCAGCGGCAGTGAATCTGGCTGACTCGAGAACACCAGCTGCAGCGGCAGCCATGAACTTGGCCAGCCCCAGAACAGCAGTGGCACCTTCTGCTGTGAACCTTGCTGACCCTCGCACCCCTACAGCCCCAGCTGTGAACCTGGCAGGAGCCAGAACCCCAGCTGCCTTGGCGGCTTTGAGTCTCACCAGTTCTGGCACACCCCCAGCTGCTGCAAGCTATCCCTCCAGCTCCAGAACACCCCAGGCCGCAGCCCCTGCCAACCTGGTGGGTCCTAGATCTGCACATGCCACAGCTCCTGTGAATATCGCCAGCTCGAGAACCCCTCCTGCCTTGGCACCTGCGAGCCTCACGAGTGCTAGGATGGCTCCAGCCTTGTCTGGTGCAAACCTTACCAGCCCCAGggtgcccctctctgcctacGAGCGTGTTAGTGGCAGAACCTCACCACCGCTTCTCGACAGAGCCAGATCCAGAACCCCGCCAGGAGGCCCAGGCTCCAGAACCCCGCCATCTGCCTTGAGCCAGTCTAGAATGACCTCTGAGCGGGCTCCCTCGCCTGCCTCTAGGATGGTCCAGGCTCCCTCACAGTGTGTTCTCCCTCCAGCTCAGGATAGACCTAGGTCCCCTGTGCCATCTGCTTTTTCTGACCAGTCTCGAGCTTTGCTTGCCCAGACCACCCCTGTAGCAGGGTCTCAGTCCCTTTCCTCTGGGACAGTGGCCAAGACCACGTCCTCTGCTGGTGACCACAACGGCATGCTCTCTGGCCCCGTCCCTGGGATGTCCCATCCTGAGGGCGGGGAACCACCTGCCTCCACTGGGGCCCAGCAGCCTTCTGCACTGGGCGCCCTGCAGCCGGCAAAGGAGCGGCggagttcctcctcctcctcctcctccagctcctcctcctcctcgtcgtcGTCAtcgtcctcttcctcctcctcctcttctggtTCCAGTTCCAGCGACTCAGAGGGTTCGAGCCTTCCTGCTCAACCTGAGGTAGCACTGAAGAG AGGACAGAACTAG